The following are encoded in a window of Rosa chinensis cultivar Old Blush chromosome 4, RchiOBHm-V2, whole genome shotgun sequence genomic DNA:
- the LOC112199854 gene encoding uncharacterized protein LOC112199854, which translates to MASPTARITFRVVMLALALLVVFYMGRPLYWKISATIHEIRENRQTVKQGLSQIVLEAQRTVGWYHDESDSGAREDPVGKKVATTRRLLFSQVS; encoded by the exons ATGGCGTCGCCCACGGCAAGGATCACGTTCCGCGTAGTAATGTTAGCTCTGGCTCTTCTGGTCGTCTTCTACATGGGTCGTCCTCTCTACTGGAAAATCTCAGCCACCATCCACGAGATCCGCGAAAACAGACAGACCGTTAAGCAAG GTTTGTCGCAGATTGTGCTGGAAGCCCAGAGAACTGTTGGTTGGTATCACGACGAGTCGGATTCGGGTGCCCGCGAAGATCCGGTCGGGAAGAAGGTGGCCACGACCCGGAGGCTTCTGTTCAGTCAGGTTTCATGA
- the LOC112195754 gene encoding cytochrome P450 71A1 produces the protein MAPVTNLLNELNMSTLSNLFLLSVLLLTIFNFFSILRSGEKLKSPPSPRRLPIIGNLHQLGTLPHRSLHTLSKKYGPLMLLHLGQFPTLVVSSADMAKEIKKTHDSVCCNRPQFTATNILLYGCKDLAFSPYGEYWRQVRKLCVVELLSLKKVQQFQYAREEEVAKLVKKIRKECLSESPIDLSDMLKKTSNNILSSCVIGKRFAEENDNWFGEASRRLMVQLMYFSFGDFFPSLRWIDNLRGFIARLKATSAELDGFFDKLIEEHKAIKRECELKTRDFVDILLKYGKNDALNLDLTQDNLKAIIQDMFIGGSDTTSTTLEWLMAELVRNPNVMEKVQQEVRRVVGQKAKVDVDDINQMDYLKCVIKETLRLHPPTTLIHRETTRAVTLGGYYIPAKTRILVNTFAIQRDPTFWDKPEEFLPDRFEDNLIHFNGQDFQFVPFGGGRRGCPGQAFALAAAEYMVANLLYWFDWKLTSGNVSVEAVDMSEVYGLVLYKKAPLRLVPIPFST, from the exons ATGGCTCCTGTTACTAACTTGCTTAATGAGCTAAATATGAGCACTCTCTCCAATCTTTTCCTGCTTTCTGTTCTCTTGCTtactattttcaattttttttcaattttaagaTCAGGTGAGAAACTAAAATCGCCGCCATCCCCAAGAAGGTTACCCATAATCGGAAACCTCCACCAGCTAGGTACACTCCCACACCGTTCTCTTCACACTCTCTCAAAGAAGTATGGCCCTCTAATGTTATTGCACTTGGGCCAATTTCCAACACTAGTAGTTTCATCGGCAGACATGGCCAAGGAAATAAAGAAGACTCATGACAGTGTTTGCTGTAACCGTCCCCAATTTACAGCTACAAATATATTACTCTATGGATGCAAAGACCTAGCGTTTTCTCCTTATGGAGAGTACTGGAGACAAGTTCGGAAACTCTGTGTTGTTGAACTTTTGAGCTTGAAAAAAGTGCAACAATTTCAATACGCAAGGGAAGAAGAAGTTGCAAAATTGGTCAAGAAGATACGCAAAGAATGCCTCAGTGAGTCTCCTATTGATCTGAGTGACATGCTGAAAAAGACGTCCAACAACATACTATCTAGTTGTGTTATTGGAAAAAGGTTTGCAGAGGAAAATGATAATTGGTTTGGAGAGGCATCAAGAAGGTTGATGGTTCAACTAATGTATTTCAGTTTTGGAGATTTCTTCCCTAGTTTGAGATGGATTGACAATCTTAGAGGATTCATTGCACGTTTGAAAGCAACTTCTGCCGAATTAGATGGATTCTTTGATAAGTTGATTGAAGAACACAAGGCTATAAAGAGAGAATGTGAACTCAAAACAAGAGATTTTGTGGATATACTCCTCAAATACGGAAAGAATGATGCGCTGAACTTGGATCTCACTCAAGATAACTTAAAAGCAATCATACAG GACATGTTTATTGGAGGAAGTGATACAACATCAACAACTTTGGAATGGTTAATGGCAGAGCTTGTCAGAAATCCAAATGTGATGGAAAAAGTCCAACAAGAGGTAAGAAGAGTGGTAGGACAAAAGGCAAAAGTAGATGTGGATGATATCAATCAAATGGACTACTTAAAATGTGTCATCAAAGAAACTCTAAGATTACATCCCCCAACCACTCTTATACATAGGGAAACAACCAGAGCTGTAACATTGGGAGGTTACTATATCCCCGCGAAAACAAGAATACTTGTCAATACATTTGCAATCCAAAGGGACCCCACATTCTGGGACAAGCCAGAGGAATTCCTCCCGGATCGATTTGAGGACAACTTGATTCACTTCAATGGTCAGGACTTCCAATTTGTCCCATTTGGTGGTGGGAGAAGAGGGTGTCCCGGACAGGCCTTTGCGCTGGCTGCAGCTGAATATATGGTTGCCAATCTTCTGTATTGGTTTGATTGGAAGTTGACTAGTGGTAATGTATCGGTCGAGGCCGTAGACATGAGTGAAGTGTATGGACTCGTTCTCTATAAGAAAGCTCCTCTTCGTCTTGTCCCCATTCCATTCTCCACTTGA